A window of Ruminiclostridium herbifermentans genomic DNA:
TTATTGAAGAATGCTATAAAAATGAAATAGGCTATCTCCCATGGTCATGGGGTCCTGGAAATAACCCTCAGACATTTTTAGATATGACTACTGACGGCACATTTGCCACACTACAAGGCTGGGGCTTAGAAGTATGCATGACAAGTCCATACAGTATTAACAAAATTGCAAAAAGACCAGCATCTATGCTTGCAAACCTTCCCCCTGTATTACCTGAAGAACCTTTACCAGCAGGAAACTTAGCACTAAATAAACCAGTTAAGGCTTCCTCTGTAGAAAGCGCTCTTTATTCTGGCAGCAATATTACTGATGGAGACAAAGGTACAAGATGGGCTTCATCCGTATCAGACAACAATTGGGTGTATGTCGACCTTGGTAAAAAAACTGAAATTAACAAGCTAATAATCGTTTGGGAAGCTGCATACGCAACTCAGTACAAGATTCAGGTTTCAGATGATGAAACTACATGGACAGACCTATTCACACAATACAACGGAACTGGTAAGACAGAAACAATAAGCCTTAATGGTTCAGGACGTTATTTGAGAATTTACTGTTCACAAAGATATAAATACGATTGGCCTTTCTCAATTTTCGAGATTGGTGTATATGGTCCAGAATCTGAGTTAAGTGCTTCAATATCACCTACAGTAGCAGTTTATGATAAAAATCCAGCAAACCAAGCTGCTCCTTCTATTATCATAAACCCTAAAGCCAATACTCTTATAAAAATTACAACAGGTGATTACACCTTAGTGCCTAACATAGATTATACATTAACAGACAATACCCTTACATTTACAAATAAGTATATGTCCTCTTTACCAATAGGAACAGCAAAGTTTACTCTTGATTTTGATGGAGGAGTCGATCCTGTCTTTGCTGTTGCAATTGGAGATACAACCCCAGTAGGAAGTTCTAATTATTCATGCGGAGATTATAACAAAGATGGCGCTGTTGATGCACTTGATTTTGCTCATTTGAAAAAGCTTCTTATGCAAGGAGATCCTATAGACCCTGCAGATATGTACATATATGATTTAAACCTTGACAATAGTATAGATGCACTTGATTTTGCAACCCTTAAGATGTATCTATTAGGGACAATTACAAAATTACCATACTCTTCGAATTAATAAACAATGATAATTACAGAATATCCGACATTTATTCTATCGGTTGTTTTGGTATTACATTAAAAAAACCTTTCCAACGTATTTTTAACATTTGGAAAGGTTTTTTATTTAATAGCAGTTTATATTAATCAAACTTAGCTGCATTTAAAATATTACTATTAATACTGATTATTTAGTTG
This region includes:
- a CDS encoding discoidin domain-containing protein, yielding MKKLYFLLSALVLFFILTPLSNHASAETDSIYPGFRVKGRFLYDKAGEKVILYGINKMIIWMDKDGVPSFSEIAKTGANSVRIVWTTEGTAEELDTVIRNCRAEHMIPMVELHDATGEWHKLQYLVDYWVRPDILEVIKKHQEYLLINIGNEVGNDVSAATFTADYSKHVKTMRAAGIHVPLIIDASRYGQDIDILQSCGPDIIAADPDKNVMFSVHMWWPYMYGYTDQRVRDEIAQSVQMELPLIVGEFGHIWDETESGKIPYKVIIEECYKNEIGYLPWSWGPGNNPQTFLDMTTDGTFATLQGWGLEVCMTSPYSINKIAKRPASMLANLPPVLPEEPLPAGNLALNKPVKASSVESALYSGSNITDGDKGTRWASSVSDNNWVYVDLGKKTEINKLIIVWEAAYATQYKIQVSDDETTWTDLFTQYNGTGKTETISLNGSGRYLRIYCSQRYKYDWPFSIFEIGVYGPESELSASISPTVAVYDKNPANQAAPSIIINPKANTLIKITTGDYTLVPNIDYTLTDNTLTFTNKYMSSLPIGTAKFTLDFDGGVDPVFAVAIGDTTPVGSSNYSCGDYNKDGAVDALDFAHLKKLLMQGDPIDPADMYIYDLNLDNSIDALDFATLKMYLLGTITKLPYSSN